A stretch of the Gemmatimonas sp. UBA7669 genome encodes the following:
- the cobO gene encoding cob(I)yrinic acid a,c-diamide adenosyltransferase produces the protein MTERTPHTQGAGTEVPDSSEKDSGGQDTPRTDPLQQPAVTRLANGRQVPIPRQKRPGPYRVPPRAQRHGLLIVNTGDGKGKTTAALGVLLRAYGRGMEVGMYQFVKRLTNTGEHRVARRLGVVMEALGAGCTGARSVTDTDIARARAGWQRVQGVLAEGRYDVLILDELTLPMTWGWLDEQEVIDALRGRAQGTHVIVTGRHAPEALVAAADLVTDMRVIKHPYRSEGLKAQGGIDV, from the coding sequence ATGACTGAACGCACACCCCACACGCAGGGCGCAGGCACCGAGGTGCCGGACTCCAGCGAAAAAGACAGCGGTGGGCAGGATACCCCGCGCACGGACCCGCTGCAGCAACCAGCCGTCACGCGTCTTGCCAACGGTCGGCAGGTGCCTATCCCGAGGCAAAAGCGCCCCGGCCCCTACCGCGTGCCGCCTCGCGCGCAGCGACATGGCTTGCTCATCGTCAACACCGGCGACGGCAAGGGCAAGACCACGGCGGCGCTTGGTGTGCTGCTGCGTGCCTATGGTCGCGGCATGGAGGTAGGCATGTATCAGTTCGTGAAGCGACTCACCAACACCGGTGAGCATCGCGTGGCGCGGCGCCTTGGCGTGGTCATGGAGGCGCTGGGGGCGGGCTGCACGGGTGCACGCAGCGTAACAGACACCGATATCGCACGGGCGCGGGCCGGCTGGCAGCGCGTGCAGGGCGTTCTTGCGGAAGGTCGCTACGACGTGCTCATCCTGGATGAACTGACCCTGCCCATGACCTGGGGGTGGCTCGACGAGCAGGAAGTCATCGACGCCCTGCGCGGTCGGGCACAGGGCACCCACGTCATCGTCACGGGTCGTCATGCCCCAGAGGCCCTGGTGGCGGCGGCCGATCTCGTGACAGACATGCGGGTCATCAAGCATCCCTACCGCAGCGAGGGTCTCAAGGCCCAGGGAGGCATCGACGTATGA
- the cobO gene encoding cob(I)yrinic acid a,c-diamide adenosyltransferase, with product MSTDRTRRRGLLLVNTGNGKGKSTAALGILVRAAGYDFSIGMFQFIKSAETRYGEHIAAELLGVDIVPLGDGFTWLSEDINADRALAERGWQRVREVIEAGTFDILILDELTYCLTYGWLEEEEVLRVLRARPSWMHVVVTGRNASPALIDAADLVTEMHLVKHPFREQGIGAQPGIEL from the coding sequence ATGAGCACCGATCGCACAAGACGGCGCGGTCTTTTGCTGGTCAACACCGGAAATGGCAAGGGCAAGTCCACGGCCGCACTGGGCATTCTGGTTCGGGCGGCGGGATACGACTTCTCCATCGGCATGTTCCAGTTCATCAAGAGTGCGGAGACTCGATACGGCGAACACATTGCCGCGGAGCTGCTTGGTGTGGACATCGTACCACTCGGCGACGGCTTCACCTGGCTATCCGAAGACATCAATGCAGACCGGGCCCTCGCTGAGCGGGGCTGGCAGCGCGTGCGGGAGGTGATCGAGGCCGGGACGTTCGACATCCTCATTCTCGATGAGCTGACCTACTGCCTGACCTACGGATGGCTCGAGGAAGAGGAGGTGCTGCGTGTACTGCGGGCGCGACCCTCGTGGATGCATGTGGTGGTCACGGGCCGCAACGCCTCACCCGCACTCATCGACGCAGCAGACCTCGTGACGGAGATGCACCTCGTCAAGCATCCGTTCCGTGAGCAGGGCATTGGTGCGCAACCGGGTATCGAGCTGTGA
- a CDS encoding CobD/CbiB family cobalamin biosynthesis protein, whose amino-acid sequence MHTFWGGPVRGAVSVALVTDWCLGEPPARFHPTVWMGAWLRRARAHAHVMASARGDTRAALRELAAGSAWVLLGLLLVCAASLALTGLLTWVLAAAAARGAGLPGVSRRDVGVSLEPLAALTHGVLLKPAMAARALLDATHAVQQALTMPDEHAGLVEARRQLAWHLVSRPTQDLRADEVAGAALASLAENFSDSIVAPLLAYRVAGLPGAYAYRFVNTADAVLGYRSPELERFGKPAARLDDLCNLVPARVAGTALLLASVLCKASPRGAWRCLCHDARRTPSPNGGWPMAAMAGALGVVLDKRQTYTLNATGRAPTAHDLITGRRLVRMATLLVVVGIELSYLS is encoded by the coding sequence GTGCACACGTTCTGGGGTGGCCCGGTGCGTGGTGCGGTGTCCGTTGCCCTGGTCACCGACTGGTGTCTTGGCGAACCGCCCGCTCGGTTTCATCCCACCGTGTGGATGGGCGCCTGGTTGCGCCGTGCGCGCGCACACGCGCATGTCATGGCGAGCGCACGTGGCGATACAAGGGCAGCACTGCGTGAGTTGGCGGCGGGTAGTGCGTGGGTGCTGCTCGGGCTCCTGCTGGTGTGCGCCGCGTCGCTCGCGTTGACCGGGTTGCTGACGTGGGTGCTGGCAGCGGCTGCCGCGCGCGGTGCCGGATTGCCGGGCGTATCGCGCCGCGACGTCGGCGTCTCGCTCGAACCATTGGCGGCCCTGACTCACGGTGTGCTGCTCAAGCCCGCCATGGCGGCGCGTGCCCTGCTGGATGCGACCCATGCAGTGCAGCAGGCTCTCACCATGCCCGACGAACACGCCGGTCTGGTGGAGGCGCGCCGCCAACTGGCCTGGCATCTGGTGTCACGTCCAACACAGGATCTTCGCGCCGACGAAGTGGCAGGCGCCGCGCTCGCATCGCTGGCCGAGAACTTCTCCGACAGTATCGTGGCGCCATTGCTGGCGTACCGCGTGGCCGGGCTGCCGGGCGCGTACGCCTATCGCTTTGTGAACACGGCCGACGCCGTACTCGGGTATCGCAGTCCGGAGCTCGAACGGTTCGGCAAGCCCGCCGCCCGCCTCGATGATCTGTGCAATCTCGTTCCGGCGCGTGTGGCGGGCACGGCGTTGCTGCTGGCCAGCGTGTTGTGCAAGGCCTCACCGCGGGGCGCCTGGCGCTGTCTGTGCCATGATGCGCGGCGCACACCAAGCCCCAATGGCGGCTGGCCCATGGCCGCCATGGCTGGTGCTTTGGGTGTCGTGCTGGATAAGCGTCAGACGTACACGCTGAATGCCACAGGCCGCGCGCCAACCGCGCACGATCTGATCACAGGTCGTCGACTGGTGCGTATGGCGACGCTGCTGGTGGTGGTGGGCATTGAACTGTCCTACCTGAGCTGA
- a CDS encoding pyridoxal phosphate-dependent aminotransferase: MPTPASHMARLAPAVHGGRAALPDEQAAVLDFSVCLNAYGPSSVVREAMTTCAVDEYPDPTARAARRAAAGCWRCDADWLMMGAGSAELLHAICRAYLAPERRAVVLRPCFGEYERAAILAGASVHGVHDVAAMVECLAYDVHVAFVATPDSPCGRSMPRDALERLANACVAHDVLLVVDQAYDAFTPTPLGTPILPDRAHVVHLRSMTKEHALAGVRVAFAHGHPEVLAQIEAARVPWASSQLAQAAAKALFTPEARDHARETVQRLRAESLQLELALRRQGIAVSSSDTHYRLIGCRSAADARAVLLRHERMLVRDCSSFGLPRHIRVAARRPHENARLLRAIAAQATHFQTGHD, from the coding sequence GTGCCCACGCCTGCTTCGCATATGGCGCGGCTCGCGCCGGCCGTGCATGGCGGACGCGCCGCGCTGCCTGATGAGCAGGCAGCGGTGCTCGACTTCAGCGTCTGCCTCAATGCCTACGGTCCGTCATCGGTGGTACGCGAGGCCATGACCACCTGCGCCGTGGACGAGTATCCGGATCCCACGGCGAGGGCCGCGCGGAGGGCAGCGGCGGGCTGTTGGCGCTGTGATGCGGACTGGCTCATGATGGGCGCCGGCTCGGCTGAGCTGCTGCACGCCATCTGCCGCGCCTACCTCGCCCCAGAGCGTCGAGCCGTCGTGCTGCGTCCCTGTTTTGGAGAGTACGAACGTGCCGCGATTCTGGCCGGCGCGTCCGTGCACGGCGTGCACGATGTGGCGGCCATGGTGGAATGCCTGGCGTACGACGTGCACGTGGCCTTCGTGGCAACACCGGATAGTCCGTGCGGGCGCAGCATGCCACGCGACGCGTTGGAGAGGCTGGCCAACGCCTGCGTGGCGCACGACGTCCTGCTGGTGGTCGATCAGGCCTATGACGCCTTCACACCCACACCGCTCGGCACTCCGATACTCCCGGATCGTGCACACGTCGTGCACCTGCGCTCCATGACCAAGGAGCATGCCCTGGCCGGCGTCCGCGTGGCCTTTGCGCACGGTCATCCTGAGGTGTTGGCGCAGATCGAGGCGGCCCGTGTGCCGTGGGCCAGCAGCCAGTTGGCCCAGGCGGCGGCGAAAGCGCTCTTCACACCGGAAGCGCGGGATCATGCGCGGGAGACGGTGCAGCGACTGCGCGCCGAGAGCCTGCAGCTCGAGCTCGCGCTCCGTCGTCAAGGCATCGCGGTGTCTTCCAGCGATACACACTACCGACTCATCGGTTGTCGGAGTGCCGCCGACGCGCGTGCCGTCTTGCTCCGGCACGAGCGTATGCTGGTGCGCGATTGCAGTTCCTTCGGACTCCCGCGCCACATTCGCGTGGCCGCCCGCCGTCCTCACGAGAATGCCAGACTGTTGCGCGCCATAGCCGCGCAGGCCACCCACTTCCAGACGGGCCATGACTGA
- a CDS encoding YncE family protein, with amino-acid sequence MLARWSRLALITTTIGVAACGDDTITEPTPAPGFLGGVAGNREIGIVVNTGTKSLTLFQLGAPTVTQQIPLGSSATVTPVGFSLRGRRAAVPLGNAASVALVDLSTSSVSRFFTFPSGNATGSVWSNDTTVFAANTATNRVGRFYINQTGTDITSSVEVAPSPTAMAFAAGRVLAVSGNLANFVPVGEGVVTAINPVTMAVIATVQTGGTNPTEAAVGPDGLLYVVNTGNYVAPASMAIIDPSSMQRVALISPLSVGAGHIAIDAEGLAYISSFSDATVVFNTRTRTWVRGPDNPVCARRAASNTCRGAASATAASSGVMYQTFFGSAAQSLAPYVFVYDRSTFVLRDSIAVGAGPMSITVRTF; translated from the coding sequence GTGCTCGCTCGCTGGTCGCGATTGGCCCTGATCACCACCACCATCGGCGTGGCCGCTTGCGGTGATGACACCATCACCGAACCCACACCGGCGCCTGGCTTCTTGGGTGGTGTGGCTGGCAATCGCGAGATCGGCATCGTCGTCAATACCGGGACCAAGTCCCTCACCCTGTTCCAGCTCGGTGCGCCAACGGTCACTCAGCAGATTCCGCTTGGCTCGAGCGCCACAGTCACCCCGGTGGGTTTCTCCCTCCGTGGCCGTCGCGCCGCCGTACCACTCGGCAATGCGGCCAGCGTGGCGCTGGTTGATCTCAGCACATCGAGCGTGAGTCGATTCTTCACTTTCCCGAGTGGCAATGCCACGGGCTCGGTGTGGAGCAACGACACCACGGTGTTTGCCGCCAACACGGCCACCAACCGTGTCGGCCGTTTCTATATCAATCAGACCGGCACGGACATCACCAGTAGTGTGGAGGTGGCGCCGTCGCCCACCGCGATGGCATTTGCCGCGGGTCGTGTGCTGGCCGTGTCGGGCAACCTGGCCAACTTCGTGCCGGTCGGTGAAGGCGTGGTGACCGCCATCAATCCCGTGACGATGGCCGTGATTGCCACGGTGCAGACCGGTGGCACCAATCCCACCGAAGCGGCTGTGGGCCCCGATGGATTGCTGTACGTGGTCAACACCGGCAACTACGTGGCGCCGGCCAGTATGGCCATCATCGATCCGTCGAGCATGCAGCGCGTCGCGCTCATCAGCCCGCTGAGCGTGGGTGCCGGACACATTGCCATCGACGCCGAGGGGCTCGCATACATCTCGAGCTTCTCCGACGCCACCGTGGTCTTCAACACCCGCACCCGGACCTGGGTGCGCGGGCCAGACAATCCGGTGTGCGCCCGCCGTGCGGCCAGCAACACCTGCCGAGGCGCCGCGTCGGCCACGGCCGCCAGTTCGGGCGTGATGTATCAGACATTCTTCGGCAGTGCGGCCCAGAGTCTCGCGCCCTATGTGTTTGTCTACGACAGGAGCACGTTCGTGTTGCGGGACAGCATCGCGGTGGGTGCCGGCCCCATGTCGATCACGGTCCGTACGTTCTGA